A region from the Lysobacter antibioticus genome encodes:
- the rraA gene encoding ribonuclease E activity regulator RraA: MNTCDLCDLHEARVRILDLPLRDYGGRLAFDGLVSTIKAYEDNSLVREAVAEAGNGRVLVIDGGGSMRRAMLGDLLAAKAVENGWAGVVVYGAIRDSGAIGAMALGVKALGTCPRKTDKLGQGARDVAVEIGGLVIRPGDWLCADEDGVVLADEVLR, encoded by the coding sequence ATGAACACCTGCGACCTGTGCGATCTGCATGAGGCACGGGTTCGCATATTGGACCTGCCGTTGCGCGACTACGGCGGGCGCCTGGCCTTCGATGGCCTGGTCAGCACGATCAAGGCCTACGAAGACAATTCGTTGGTGCGCGAAGCCGTGGCCGAAGCCGGCAACGGCCGCGTGCTGGTGATCGACGGCGGCGGCTCGATGCGCCGCGCGATGCTCGGCGATCTGTTGGCGGCCAAGGCCGTCGAGAACGGCTGGGCCGGCGTGGTCGTCTACGGCGCGATCCGCGACAGCGGCGCGATCGGGGCGATGGCACTCGGCGTCAAGGCGCTGGGCACCTGCCCGCGCAAGACCGACAAACTCGGTCAGGGTGCGCGCGATGTGGCGGTCGAGATCGGCGGTCTGGTCATTCGCCCCGGCGATTGGCTGTGCGCGGATGAGGATGGGGTGGTGTTGGCGGACGAAGTCTTGCGTTGA
- the rpe gene encoding ribulose-phosphate 3-epimerase, whose protein sequence is MSLQSTVIAPSILSANFAKLGEEVDNVLKAGADWVHFDVMDNHYVPNLTIGPMICEALRKHGVTAPIDVHLMVEPVDRIVPDFAKAGASIISFHPEASGHVHRTIQLIKSHGCQAGLVLNPATPIEVLDWVLEDLDLVLLMSVNPGFGGQSFIPSALDKLRRVRERIDNSGRAIRLEIDGGVKTDNIAEIAAAGADSFVAGSAVFNAPDYAEVIGKMKAAVAAVRG, encoded by the coding sequence ATGTCCCTGCAATCCACCGTCATCGCCCCTTCGATCCTCTCGGCCAACTTCGCCAAGCTCGGCGAGGAGGTCGACAACGTCCTCAAGGCCGGCGCCGACTGGGTCCATTTCGACGTCATGGACAACCATTACGTGCCGAACCTGACCATCGGCCCGATGATCTGCGAGGCGCTGCGCAAGCACGGCGTGACCGCGCCGATCGACGTGCACCTGATGGTGGAGCCGGTCGACCGCATCGTCCCCGATTTCGCCAAGGCCGGCGCCAGCATCATCAGCTTCCATCCCGAAGCCAGCGGCCACGTGCACCGCACGATCCAGTTGATCAAGTCGCACGGCTGCCAGGCCGGCCTGGTGCTGAATCCGGCGACCCCGATCGAAGTGCTCGACTGGGTCCTGGAAGACCTGGACCTGGTGCTGCTGATGTCGGTCAACCCGGGCTTCGGCGGCCAGAGCTTCATCCCCTCGGCGCTCGACAAGCTGCGCCGCGTGCGCGAACGCATCGACAACAGCGGCCGTGCGATCCGGTTGGAGATCGACGGCGGGGTCAAGACCGACAACATCGCCGAGATCGCCGCGGCCGGCGCCGACAGCTTCGTCGCCGGTTCGGCGGTATTCAACGCGCCCGATTACGCCGAGGTGATCGGCAAGATGAAGGCAGCGGTCGCGGCGGTGCGCGGATGA
- a CDS encoding J domain-containing protein, which translates to MKRWYGKLLGFFAGAALLRGNPFLGAIIGLLIGHAFDTDWFKLRGDNPYAVLGLTTEASDSEVDQAYRRLMAQYHPDRVTQAAPELRSQAEQRAREINRAYDRIKTLRQRR; encoded by the coding sequence ATGAAGCGCTGGTACGGCAAATTGCTGGGTTTCTTCGCCGGCGCGGCGCTGCTGCGCGGCAACCCCTTCCTGGGGGCCATCATCGGCCTGCTGATCGGCCACGCTTTCGATACCGACTGGTTCAAGCTGCGCGGCGACAACCCCTATGCGGTGCTGGGCCTGACCACCGAGGCCAGCGACAGCGAGGTCGACCAGGCCTACCGCCGGCTGATGGCGCAGTACCACCCGGACCGAGTGACCCAGGCCGCCCCGGAACTGCGCAGCCAGGCCGAGCAGCGCGCCCGCGAGATCAACCGCGCCTACGACCGCATCAAGACCCTGCGCCAGCGCCGCTGA
- a CDS encoding phosphoribosylaminoimidazolesuccinocarboxamide synthase translates to MTTTLLQSELPGLPLRHRGKVRDVFDLPADRLPAGAAPGGDCLLMVATDRLSAFDVVLPDPIPGKGEMLCQISNFWFGKTAHIIPNHLTGIDVAAVLPEGVDARLYAKRTVVTKRLKPVPIECIARGYLIGSGWKDYQRTGRVSGIALPSGLRQAEQLPEPIFTPSTKAAVGDHDENIDFDTAVRTVGAGLAEAVRDATLRLYRYAADYAAERGILLADTKFEFGTDADGRLYVMDEMLTPDSSRYWPADQYQVGTSPPSYDKQFVRDYLETLGWDKTPPGPNLPAEVIERTRAKYAEALQKLAGISID, encoded by the coding sequence TTGACGACCACACTGCTGCAATCCGAACTGCCCGGCCTGCCCTTGCGCCACCGCGGCAAGGTCCGCGATGTCTTCGACCTTCCGGCCGATCGCCTGCCCGCGGGCGCCGCCCCGGGCGGTGACTGTCTGTTGATGGTCGCCACCGACCGCCTCAGCGCCTTCGACGTCGTGCTGCCCGACCCGATTCCGGGCAAGGGCGAGATGCTCTGCCAGATCAGCAACTTCTGGTTCGGCAAGACCGCGCACATCATTCCCAACCACCTGACCGGGATCGACGTCGCCGCGGTGTTGCCCGAGGGCGTCGACGCCCGGCTCTACGCCAAGCGCACGGTGGTGACCAAACGGCTCAAGCCGGTGCCGATCGAGTGCATCGCGCGCGGGTATCTGATCGGCAGCGGCTGGAAGGACTACCAGCGCACCGGCCGGGTCAGCGGCATCGCCCTGCCGAGCGGCCTGCGCCAGGCCGAACAATTGCCCGAGCCGATCTTCACCCCCTCGACCAAGGCCGCCGTCGGCGACCACGACGAGAACATCGACTTCGACACCGCCGTGCGCACGGTCGGCGCCGGGCTCGCCGAAGCGGTGCGCGACGCGACCCTGCGCCTGTACCGCTACGCCGCCGACTACGCGGCCGAGCGCGGCATCCTGCTGGCCGACACCAAGTTCGAGTTCGGCACCGATGCCGACGGCCGTCTCTACGTCATGGACGAAATGCTGACGCCGGACTCCTCGCGCTACTGGCCGGCCGACCAGTACCAGGTCGGCACCAGCCCGCCGAGCTACGACAAGCAGTTCGTGCGCGACTACCTGGAGACGCTGGGCTGGGACAAGACCCCGCCGGGTCCGAACCTGCCGGCCGAAGTGATCGAGCGCACCCGCGCCAAATACGCCGAGGCGCTGCAGAAACTCGCCGGCATCTCGATCGACTGA
- a CDS encoding DMT family transporter, with amino-acid sequence MNIGYLYLTIAIAAEVVATSALKASEGFTRTVPSLIVGIGYATAFYFLSLVLRTVPVGVAYAIWSGVGIVLIAAIGWLFMKQTLDAGALVGIGLIVAGVAVIQLFSKSAAH; translated from the coding sequence ATGAATATCGGTTACCTGTACCTGACCATCGCCATCGCCGCCGAAGTGGTGGCGACCAGCGCGCTCAAAGCCTCCGAAGGTTTCACCCGCACCGTGCCCTCGCTGATCGTCGGCATCGGCTACGCGACCGCGTTCTATTTCCTTTCGCTGGTGCTGCGCACGGTCCCGGTCGGGGTCGCCTATGCGATCTGGTCCGGGGTCGGCATCGTCCTGATCGCCGCAATCGGCTGGCTGTTCATGAAACAGACCCTGGACGCCGGCGCGCTCGTCGGCATCGGCCTGATCGTGGCGGGGGTGGCGGTGATCCAGCTATTCTCGAAGTCCGCGGCGCACTAG
- a CDS encoding DUF962 domain-containing protein, whose product MSTVAESSQRPIDRWFASYSGDHRNATNQSIHVVAVPAILWSVIALLWCIPAPGTYFRPGAWAALAMFAALLFYYRASRKLGFGMLVQFVVLSLIAHWIAQGFGITVLLYTAIAVFVVAWIAQFIGHKIEGKKPSFLTDLTYLLIGPAWVLSKLYRKFGWSY is encoded by the coding sequence ATGAGCACCGTCGCCGAGTCGTCGCAACGCCCCATCGACCGCTGGTTCGCCAGTTATTCCGGCGACCATCGCAACGCCACCAACCAGAGCATCCACGTCGTCGCGGTGCCGGCGATCCTGTGGAGCGTCATCGCCTTGTTGTGGTGCATCCCCGCCCCGGGCACCTACTTTCGCCCGGGCGCCTGGGCCGCGCTGGCGATGTTCGCCGCGCTGCTGTTCTACTACCGGGCCTCGCGCAAGCTCGGCTTCGGCATGCTGGTGCAGTTCGTGGTGTTGTCGCTGATCGCGCATTGGATCGCACAAGGTTTCGGCATCACCGTGCTGCTCTACACCGCCATCGCCGTGTTCGTGGTGGCCTGGATCGCGCAGTTCATCGGCCACAAGATCGAAGGCAAGAAGCCGAGCTTCCTGACCGACCTGACTTATCTGCTGATCGGCCCGGCCTGGGTGCTGTCGAAGCTGTACCGTAAGTTCGGCTGGTCGTACTGA
- a CDS encoding DMT family transporter: MPVRDIVLLLLVVLSWALNFLTSAYALREIPPLLFTGLRFALLALPLAFFVKRPAPGQWPRLIAVCLCIGVLHFGLSFSALKAAGDLSSPAIVLQSYVPMTAVLAWWLLGERFAWRTGIAIGLSFAGVLVLGFDPLVLDKPMAVVLMLVSAAFLALGTVLMKGLRGLDAYSQQGWTALIAVLPLIGLSIAVEPGGLAALGSVSWVAWLGVVYAAFVSSLLGHGLYYVLVQRHPVAKVTPWLLLVPVFAIALGVAFWGDRPGPRLWIGGAMVLGGVLIIALRSLAKSRTPASATDA, from the coding sequence ATGCCCGTTCGCGACATCGTCCTGTTGCTGCTCGTCGTCCTGTCCTGGGCGCTCAACTTCCTGACCTCGGCCTATGCGCTGCGCGAGATCCCGCCGCTGCTGTTCACCGGCCTGCGTTTCGCCCTGCTCGCCCTGCCGCTGGCGTTCTTCGTCAAACGCCCGGCGCCGGGCCAGTGGCCGCGCCTGATCGCGGTCTGCCTGTGCATCGGCGTGCTGCATTTCGGCCTGAGCTTCAGCGCGCTCAAAGCCGCCGGCGACCTGTCCTCGCCGGCGATCGTGCTGCAAAGCTATGTACCGATGACGGCGGTGCTGGCCTGGTGGCTGCTCGGCGAGCGCTTCGCCTGGCGCACCGGAATCGCCATCGGCTTGAGCTTCGCCGGCGTGCTGGTGCTCGGCTTCGACCCGCTGGTGCTCGACAAGCCGATGGCGGTGGTGCTGATGCTGGTCTCGGCCGCGTTCCTGGCCCTGGGCACGGTGTTGATGAAAGGCCTGCGCGGTCTCGATGCTTATAGCCAGCAAGGCTGGACCGCGCTGATCGCGGTGCTGCCGCTGATCGGCCTCAGCATCGCCGTCGAGCCCGGCGGGCTGGCCGCACTCGGCTCGGTGAGCTGGGTCGCCTGGCTCGGCGTGGTGTATGCCGCGTTCGTCTCGTCCCTGCTCGGCCACGGCCTGTATTACGTGCTGGTGCAGCGCCACCCGGTCGCCAAGGTCACCCCGTGGCTGCTGCTGGTGCCCGTATTCGCCATCGCCCTCGGCGTCGCTTTCTGGGGCGATCGCCCCGGCCCGCGGCTGTGGATCGGCGGCGCGATGGTGCTGGGCGGCGTGCTGATCATCGCCCTGCGTTCGCTGGCGAAGTCGCGCACGCCGGCGTCGGCGACGGATGCGTGA
- a CDS encoding SDR family oxidoreductase, giving the protein MRHALVLGGSGQIGVPLLQRLYHAGWRVTGVSRHEQHDRPGLHWLQGDLSSMPALPARVDAIFSCGPLLKFAKWYEQSGIEASRVIAFGSTSAETKRGSADADERRVAQELREGEAALFAAAVPRKDAVTVLRPTLIYGAGRDATLTRIAQLARRLRYFPLPRGANGLRQPVHVDDLADAAFAVLDVPATFGQVYAVPGGEVLSYRDMVARTLACLRPPVRLIELPSPLFNLALLAAQATGRASGLGEAAVRRMRGDMTFDLGPAQRDFGYAPRAFRPSAEMFEPPRE; this is encoded by the coding sequence ATGAGACACGCTTTGGTTTTGGGGGGCAGCGGCCAGATCGGCGTGCCGCTGCTGCAACGGCTCTATCACGCCGGATGGCGGGTCACCGGGGTTTCGCGCCACGAACAGCACGACCGCCCCGGCCTGCATTGGCTGCAGGGCGATCTGTCGTCGATGCCGGCGTTGCCGGCGCGCGTCGATGCGATCTTCAGCTGCGGTCCGCTGCTGAAGTTCGCCAAGTGGTACGAACAATCGGGCATCGAGGCCTCGCGCGTGATCGCGTTCGGTTCGACCAGCGCCGAGACCAAGCGCGGCTCGGCCGATGCCGACGAGCGCCGCGTCGCCCAGGAGTTGCGCGAGGGCGAGGCTGCCTTGTTCGCCGCGGCGGTACCGCGCAAGGATGCGGTGACCGTGTTGCGCCCGACCCTGATCTACGGCGCCGGCCGCGACGCCACCCTGACCCGGATCGCGCAACTGGCCCGCCGCCTGCGCTACTTCCCCTTGCCGCGCGGCGCCAACGGCCTGCGCCAGCCGGTGCACGTCGACGACCTCGCCGATGCCGCCTTTGCCGTGCTCGACGTGCCGGCGACCTTCGGCCAGGTCTACGCCGTGCCTGGCGGCGAAGTGCTGAGCTACCGCGACATGGTCGCGCGCACCCTGGCCTGCCTGCGCCCGCCGGTGCGCCTGATCGAGCTGCCGTCGCCGCTGTTCAACCTTGCGCTGCTTGCTGCGCAGGCGACCGGCCGCGCCTCCGGGCTCGGCGAAGCCGCGGTGCGGCGGATGCGTGGCGACATGACCTTCGATTTGGGGCCGGCGCAGCGCGATTTCGGCTACGCGCCGCGGGCGTTCCGGCCGAGCGCGGAGATGTTCGAGCCGCCGCGGGAGTAG
- the nhaA gene encoding Na+/H+ antiporter NhaA, producing MSELTPTRLPRRALRALSEFFRLEAAGGIVLIVAAVLALIAANSPLQAAYEAFREIPVQVRIGALDIAKPLLLWINDGLMAIFFLVVALEIKREALSGQLAERSQLVLPMVCAAAGVIVPALLFVALNRGDAAAMRGWAVPTATDIAFALGVLALLGSRVPVAMKLLLSTIAVVDDLIAILIIAFFYSHGLSVGALMWAALALAAMWVLNRRGVTSLGPYLALGVVLWVCVLKSGVHATLAGVATGLVIPHVDKRNAIDDEHEHSPLETLEHALHPWVAYAILPLFAFVNAGLSLSGVKLEDATAALPMGIVLGLVVGKPVGIVGAALLMRVLGWARFPAGMDLRAMVGLGLMCGIGFTMSLFIASLAYQDPLRYEEAVLGILGASLLSAVVGYFWLRAVLPARSAQG from the coding sequence ATGAGCGAACTCACCCCCACGCGCTTGCCGCGACGCGCGTTGCGCGCGCTGAGCGAATTCTTCCGCCTGGAAGCCGCCGGCGGCATCGTCCTCATCGTCGCCGCGGTGCTGGCCCTGATCGCCGCCAATTCGCCGCTGCAGGCCGCATATGAGGCCTTCCGCGAGATCCCGGTGCAGGTGCGCATCGGCGCGCTAGACATCGCCAAGCCCTTGTTGCTGTGGATCAACGACGGCCTGATGGCGATCTTCTTCCTGGTCGTCGCCCTGGAGATCAAGCGCGAGGCCCTCAGCGGCCAACTGGCCGAGCGCTCGCAACTGGTGCTGCCGATGGTCTGCGCCGCCGCCGGCGTGATCGTGCCGGCCCTGCTGTTCGTCGCGCTCAACCGCGGCGATGCCGCGGCGATGCGCGGCTGGGCCGTGCCGACCGCGACCGACATCGCCTTCGCCCTCGGCGTGCTCGCCCTGCTGGGCTCGCGCGTGCCGGTGGCGATGAAGCTGCTGCTGTCGACGATCGCGGTGGTCGACGACCTGATCGCCATCCTCATCATCGCCTTCTTCTATTCGCACGGCCTCTCGGTCGGCGCGCTGATGTGGGCGGCGCTCGCGCTGGCCGCCATGTGGGTGCTCAACCGCCGCGGCGTGACCTCGCTGGGGCCTTATCTCGCGCTGGGTGTGGTGCTGTGGGTGTGCGTGCTGAAGTCCGGCGTGCACGCGACCCTCGCCGGCGTCGCCACCGGCCTGGTGATCCCGCACGTCGACAAGCGCAATGCGATCGACGACGAGCACGAGCATTCGCCGCTGGAAACCCTGGAGCACGCGCTGCATCCGTGGGTGGCCTACGCGATCCTGCCGTTGTTCGCCTTCGTCAACGCCGGCCTGTCGCTGAGCGGAGTCAAGCTCGAAGACGCGACCGCCGCGTTGCCGATGGGCATCGTGCTGGGTCTGGTGGTCGGCAAGCCGGTCGGCATCGTCGGCGCGGCGCTGCTGATGCGCGTGCTCGGCTGGGCCCGTTTCCCCGCCGGCATGGACCTGCGCGCGATGGTCGGCCTGGGTTTGATGTGCGGCATCGGTTTTACGATGAGTCTGTTCATCGCTTCGTTGGCTTACCAAGACCCGTTGCGCTACGAAGAGGCCGTGCTCGGCATCCTCGGCGCGTCGCTGCTGTCGGCGGTGGTCGGTTATTTCTGGTTGCGCGCGGTGCTGCCGGCGCGGAGTGCGCAGGGCTGA
- a CDS encoding sodium:calcium antiporter encodes MFEAVGLFVLGLVLLALGGDSIVKGASGLAQRFGASPFAAGLVLVAFGTSLPELAVNLQAVVRGQQALALGNAVGSNAVNFGLTLGLAALAAPLLVRWRALAPLLLVLLLGTLAVIGLGLDGVLSRGEGIVMLLAFVAVVAYAIARTRREAPELQDAIAAFAQTQTHLGLNLVRVLIALALMHLGAYLIIGGDGLWSLGASPAAAAGFGSPNAAIIGAAMGLSPLLTGLLPVAIGTALPEAMAAVAAARRGQGDIVVGHVVGSSLFNLLIVIGGMAAWHSVPLPASFVRFELPAAAVFALMLYPMLRGDLRVSKREGAILLVGLLGWIGFEVLMLLR; translated from the coding sequence ATGTTCGAAGCCGTCGGCTTATTCGTACTCGGCCTGGTGTTGCTGGCCCTGGGCGGCGATTCGATCGTCAAGGGCGCCTCGGGCCTGGCCCAGCGCTTCGGCGCCTCGCCGTTCGCGGCCGGCCTGGTGTTGGTGGCGTTCGGCACTTCGCTGCCGGAACTCGCGGTCAACCTGCAGGCGGTGGTGCGCGGCCAGCAGGCGCTCGCGCTCGGCAATGCGGTCGGCAGCAACGCGGTCAATTTCGGCCTGACCCTCGGCCTGGCCGCGCTCGCCGCGCCGCTGTTGGTGCGTTGGCGCGCGCTGGCGCCGCTGTTGCTGGTGCTGTTGCTCGGCACCCTGGCGGTGATCGGCCTGGGGCTGGACGGCGTGCTCAGCCGCGGCGAAGGCATCGTCATGCTGCTGGCGTTCGTCGCGGTGGTCGCCTATGCGATCGCGCGCACCCGTCGCGAGGCGCCGGAGCTGCAGGACGCCATCGCCGCCTTCGCCCAGACCCAGACCCACCTCGGCCTGAATCTGGTGCGGGTGCTGATCGCGCTGGCGCTGATGCACCTGGGCGCGTACCTGATCATCGGCGGCGACGGCCTGTGGAGCCTCGGCGCCTCGCCGGCGGCGGCGGCCGGTTTCGGTTCGCCGAATGCGGCCATCATCGGTGCCGCGATGGGTCTTTCGCCGCTGCTGACCGGTCTGCTGCCGGTGGCGATCGGCACTGCGCTGCCCGAGGCCATGGCCGCGGTCGCCGCGGCGCGGCGCGGGCAGGGCGACATCGTCGTCGGCCACGTGGTCGGCTCGAGTCTGTTCAATCTGCTGATCGTGATCGGCGGCATGGCGGCCTGGCACAGCGTGCCCCTGCCGGCCTCGTTCGTGCGTTTCGAGCTGCCGGCCGCGGCGGTGTTCGCCCTGATGCTGTACCCGATGCTGCGGGGCGACCTGCGCGTGAGCAAACGCGAGGGCGCGATCCTGCTCGTAGGCCTGCTGGGCTGGATCGGCTTCGAAGTGCTGATGCTGCTGCGCTGA
- the hmgA gene encoding homogentisate 1,2-dioxygenase, translating into MPSTDAQRQRPRGYMSGFGNEFASEAVAGALPQGQNSPQRAAFGLYAEQLSGTAFTAPRKENRRSWLYRIRPAAMHGTFVPYGQPRFHNDFGNGPVSPDQLRWDPLPLPEAATDFVDGLYTMAGNGSSAGQHGCGVHLYAANRSMEGRYFYNADGELLIVPQQGRLSIATEFGALEVEPLEVAVIPRGVRFRVELLDGPSRGYVCENFGALLRLPDLGPIGANGLANARDFLTPHASYEDLEGEFELIAKFQGHLWRADIGHSPLDVVAWHGNYAPYKYDLRRFNTIGSISFDHPDPSIFTVLTSPSDTPGTANIDFVIFPPRWLVAQHTFRPPWFHRNIASEFMGLIHGAYDAKADGFAPGGSSLHNCMTGHGPDAQTFEKASAADLSQPHVIVDTMAFMFETRAVIRPAAQAFDAAHRQRDYQACWAGLRKHFDPSKRD; encoded by the coding sequence ATGCCCAGCACCGACGCTCAACGCCAGCGTCCGCGCGGCTACATGAGCGGCTTCGGCAACGAATTCGCCAGCGAAGCCGTCGCCGGCGCTCTGCCGCAGGGGCAGAACTCGCCGCAGCGCGCGGCGTTCGGCCTGTATGCCGAGCAGCTCAGCGGCACCGCGTTCACCGCGCCGCGCAAGGAGAACCGGCGGAGTTGGCTGTACCGCATTCGCCCGGCGGCGATGCACGGCACCTTCGTGCCCTACGGTCAGCCGCGTTTCCACAACGACTTCGGCAACGGCCCGGTGTCGCCCGACCAACTGCGCTGGGACCCGCTGCCGCTGCCGGAAGCGGCGACCGACTTCGTCGACGGCCTGTACACCATGGCCGGCAACGGCTCGTCGGCCGGCCAGCACGGTTGCGGCGTGCATCTGTACGCGGCCAACCGTTCGATGGAGGGCCGCTACTTCTACAACGCCGACGGCGAGCTGCTGATCGTGCCGCAGCAGGGGCGTCTGTCGATCGCCACGGAGTTCGGCGCGCTCGAAGTCGAGCCGCTCGAAGTCGCGGTGATCCCGCGCGGCGTGCGCTTCCGCGTCGAACTGCTCGATGGCCCCTCGCGCGGCTATGTCTGCGAGAACTTCGGCGCCTTGTTGCGTTTGCCCGACCTCGGCCCGATCGGCGCCAACGGCCTGGCCAACGCGCGCGATTTCCTGACCCCGCACGCGTCCTACGAGGACCTCGAGGGCGAGTTCGAGCTGATCGCCAAGTTCCAGGGCCATCTGTGGCGCGCCGACATCGGCCATTCGCCGCTCGACGTGGTCGCCTGGCACGGCAACTACGCGCCGTACAAATACGACCTGCGCCGCTTCAACACCATCGGTTCGATCAGCTTCGACCATCCCGACCCGTCGATCTTCACCGTGCTGACCTCGCCGAGCGATACGCCCGGCACGGCCAACATCGACTTCGTGATCTTCCCGCCGCGTTGGCTGGTGGCCCAGCACACCTTCCGGCCGCCGTGGTTCCACCGCAACATCGCCAGCGAGTTCATGGGCCTGATCCACGGCGCCTACGACGCCAAGGCCGACGGCTTCGCGCCCGGCGGCTCGTCCCTGCACAACTGCATGACCGGCCACGGCCCGGATGCGCAGACCTTCGAGAAGGCCTCGGCCGCGGACCTCTCGCAGCCGCACGTGATCGTCGACACCATGGCCTTCATGTTCGAGACGCGCGCGGTGATCCGTCCGGCCGCGCAGGCTTTCGACGCCGCGCATCGCCAGCGCGACTACCAGGCTTGCTGGGCCGGCTTGCGCAAGCATTTCGACCCGTCCAAGCGCGACTGA
- the hppD gene encoding 4-hydroxyphenylpyruvate dioxygenase translates to MNAQPNLGMQVTTFENPLGIDGFEFVEFAAPKGRSDLLHDYFRKLGFSAVLRHKTRPITVYRQGGVNFLVNESPDSFAAAFAEAHGPCAAGFAIRFKKPANEVYEAVLGNGGEAVTERADTRAIDAPVVKGIGDCMLYLVDRYGDKGTAYEDYEPIPGAEQNPTGFGLTFIDHLTHNLYFGNMQKWSDYYERLFNFREIRYFDIKGAKTGLVSKAMTAPDGVVRIPLNESSDPKSQINEYLDAYKGEGIQHIACFTDDIYETVEAMRAQGVDFLDTPDTYFEVIDQRVPNHNEDVARLAKNKILIDADRETHQRKLLQIFTTNAIGPIFFEIIQRKGNEGFGEGNFQALFESIERDQIKRGVL, encoded by the coding sequence ATGAATGCGCAGCCCAACCTCGGCATGCAGGTCACCACGTTTGAGAATCCGCTCGGCATCGACGGGTTCGAGTTCGTCGAGTTCGCCGCCCCGAAGGGCCGCAGCGACCTGCTCCACGACTATTTCCGCAAGCTCGGCTTCAGCGCCGTGCTGCGCCACAAGACCCGCCCGATCACGGTCTACCGCCAGGGCGGGGTGAACTTCCTGGTCAACGAATCGCCCGACAGCTTCGCCGCGGCGTTCGCCGAGGCGCACGGCCCCTGCGCGGCGGGCTTCGCGATCCGCTTCAAGAAGCCGGCGAACGAGGTCTACGAGGCCGTGCTCGGCAACGGCGGCGAAGCGGTGACCGAGCGCGCCGACACCCGCGCGATCGACGCGCCGGTGGTCAAGGGCATCGGCGACTGCATGCTGTACCTGGTCGACCGCTACGGCGACAAGGGCACGGCGTATGAAGACTACGAGCCGATCCCGGGCGCCGAGCAGAACCCGACCGGGTTCGGCTTGACCTTCATCGACCACCTGACCCACAACCTGTACTTCGGCAACATGCAGAAGTGGTCGGACTATTACGAGCGTCTGTTCAACTTCCGCGAGATCCGTTACTTCGACATCAAGGGCGCCAAGACCGGCCTGGTGTCGAAGGCGATGACCGCGCCGGACGGCGTCGTGCGTATCCCGCTCAACGAATCCAGCGACCCGAAGAGCCAGATCAACGAGTACCTGGACGCCTACAAGGGCGAGGGCATCCAGCACATCGCCTGTTTCACCGACGACATCTACGAGACCGTCGAGGCGATGCGCGCGCAGGGCGTGGACTTCCTGGACACCCCGGATACCTATTTCGAAGTGATCGACCAGCGCGTGCCGAACCATAACGAAGACGTGGCGCGCCTGGCCAAGAACAAGATCCTGATCGACGCCGACCGCGAGACCCATCAGCGCAAGCTGCTGCAGATCTTCACCACCAACGCGATCGGCCCGATTTTCTTCGAGATCATCCAGCGCAAGGGCAACGAAGGTTTCGGCGAGGGCAATTTCCAGGCCCTGTTCGAGAGCATCGAGCGCGACCAGATCAAGCGCGGCGTACTATAA
- a CDS encoding MarR family winged helix-turn-helix transcriptional regulator gives MNRSQSDPDAAPETAPSGAQTAPIGKPGGPRHAELDLEHFLPYRLSVLSNRVSSAIARVYSERFALSVTEWRVMAVLGRYPGLSANEVAQRTAMDKVAVSRAVARLIEAGRLERDTHDDDRRRSVLQLSLDGYKIYDEVAPMALAFEQRLLIGIEAPEREALFRLLDRLDELEMQAEAEMAATTR, from the coding sequence ATGAATCGATCTCAATCCGACCCCGATGCGGCCCCCGAAACAGCCCCCTCCGGCGCCCAGACCGCGCCGATCGGCAAGCCCGGCGGGCCGCGCCATGCCGAACTGGACCTGGAACACTTCCTGCCCTACCGCCTCTCGGTCCTGTCCAACCGGGTCAGCAGCGCGATCGCGCGGGTCTATTCCGAGCGCTTCGCCCTCAGCGTGACCGAGTGGCGGGTGATGGCGGTCCTGGGCCGCTACCCCGGCCTGTCGGCCAACGAGGTCGCCCAGCGCACCGCGATGGACAAGGTCGCGGTCAGCCGCGCGGTCGCTCGCCTGATCGAAGCCGGCCGCCTGGAGCGCGACACCCACGACGACGACCGCCGCCGCTCGGTGCTGCAGTTGTCGCTGGACGGCTACAAGATCTACGACGAGGTCGCGCCGATGGCGCTGGCCTTCGAGCAGCGCCTGCTGATCGGCATCGAGGCCCCCGAGCGCGAGGCGTTGTTCCGGTTGCTGGACCGTCTCGACGAGTTGGAGATGCAGGCCGAGGCGGAGATGGCGGCGACGACGCGGTAG